In Rhipicephalus microplus isolate Deutch F79 chromosome 7, USDA_Rmic, whole genome shotgun sequence, one genomic interval encodes:
- the LOC119180193 gene encoding uncharacterized protein LOC119180193 isoform X4, translated as MSHRLSLSKLTGGKATSQPTPVMSFRYNPCDEDIQELQPIASARDNDVPSQQQQQQQPAQGSSSSIVGTSSQPAERSAVGTGFRDASVERRHSIGPAPERRATSAPDLDVLDHPLANVEREATPEPPDVSSKTGGAAPAADVAAPAEPEHSKVESSPVKESMKDYLSKFSKKASISHSTIEAHLAASPSVGATAPSDHDGWFTGLKGRFRWLEEKRQGARLLRRDEDTKSTTVGTSDVTGVTIGTMTGSTALHDDETTSIRTAGHALDECKEATEKGDDTRTCSGRQFVNSGTDDMPDPDLTTWEFVEQPEGPLKHPIPSPLPTVSRHFSHAFRGPQTPNLTVLVHAMMKTNSFLISGLVGLLAMVLPMPSFPSGFVVGCVASFFVFSFLWYLLVPTQERHPFEVPDYSRMPPLRVPRQPAGDSSRDNNSYEGWMSQLPFDSEYHIETHHMNNTQSVHLVLSGNTLRLRWPKHPVPRRAMWNEKRPEPVFVGQRHFSLTYAKVTLLPEKLARDRLWNKKYPICLLIPSEEHHMRQMQLDSNNQDDAAPHAGSDEDFNVTVKDLYVRDATREDADAATASSKDDLTGPTNAVARKDSSQERASAQTNGSVSKESQPPTLASPSPKMEHEVLYLFARTCREKEEWFRRFQQAIMYGDKEPRARRSCFEESFNQVITYDAYIEELQMRHREQQWIPPYVTTAKSSLLPTSQGTALSQGMKSDTQWLNMLVGRLFFDVFTQHEWADVVRHRIQKKLNRIKVPFFMEELMVTDIHLGSQLPYVRRTSEAVVDKRGVWVDMDVTYNGAFYMTLSTKLNLMRLKRSQTEEMQSLAINHDAYDDESAASSSDDEGATTDKGDTSTLSRDPFS; from the exons ATGTCGCACCGGCTGAGCCTATCTAAGCTGACGGGTGGTAAGGCGACGTCGCAGCCCACGCCCGTCATGTCATTCCGCTACAATCCATGCGACGAGGACATCCAAGAGCTGCAGCCCATTGCATCTGCCAGGGATAACGACGTCCCttcccagcagcagcagcagcagcagccggcaCAGGGAAGCAG CAGCTCCATCGTGGGGACGTCGAGTCAACCTGCAGAGCGCTCCGCCGTTGGGACAGGCTTCCGGGATGCCTCCGTGGAAAGGAGGCACTCCATCGGTCCGGCGCCCGAGAGGCGAGCGACGAGCGCACCGGATCTGGACGTCCTGGACCACCCTCTTGCGAACGTTGAGAGGGAAGCCACGCCGGAGCCTCCCGATGTCTCGAGCAAGACTGGCGGGGCAGCACCTGCGGCCGACGTTGCTGCACCAGCGGAACCGGAGCACTCCAAAGTG GAGTCGTCGCCAGTCAAGGAATCTATGAAGGACTACCTCTCCAAGTTCAGCAAGAAGGCAAGCATATCTCACTCCACGATCGAGGCCCACTTGGCCGCATCGCCCAGCGTGGGGGCCACTGCCCCTAGCGACCACGACGGCTGGTTCACGGGCCTCAAGGGTCGGTTTAGGTGGCTCGAAGAGAAGCGGCAAGGCGCGCGACTGCTGCGCCGGGACGAAGACACCAAGTCCACGACGGTCGGGACGAGCGATGTCACTGGCGTGACGATTGGGACCATGACCGGCTCGACTGCGCTGCACGACGATGAGACGACGTCGATCCGTACGGCGGGCCACGCGCTGGACGAGTGCAAGGAGGCAACAGAGAAAGGTGACGACACGAGGACGTGCAGTGGCAG GCAATTTGTCAACAGCGGCACCGACGACATGCCCGACCCCGATCTCACTACATGGGAGTTCGTCGAGCAGCCCGAGGGGCCCCTGAAGCACCCCATCCCGTCTCCGTTGCCCACGGTTTCTCGCCACTTCTCGCACGCGTTCCGGGGCCCACAGACGCCCAACCTCACCGTGCTCGTGCACGCCATGATGAAGACCAACTCGTTCCTCATCTCGGGCCTGGTCGGCCTGCTGGCCATGGTGCTGCCCATGCCGTCGTTCCCGAGCGGCTTCGTCGTCGGCTGCGTCGCGTCCTTCTTCGTGTTCAGCTTCCTGTGGTACCTGCTGGTGCCGACGCAGGAGCGGCACCCCTTTGAAGTGCCCGATTACAGCCGGATGCCGCCACTGAGGGTGCCACGGCAACCCGCGGGTGACTCCAGTCGGGACAACAACTCGTATGAG GGTTGGATGTCTCAGCTGCCCTTCGACAGCGAGTATCACATCGAGACGCACCACATGAACAACACCCAGTCAGTGCACCTGGTGCTGTCTGGGAACACGCTGCGGCTGCGCTGGCCCAAGCATCCGGTGCCTCGCCGGGCCATGTGGAACGAAAAGCGCCCGGAGCCAGTTTTTGTGGGCCAGCGCCACTTCAGCCTCACTTATGCCAAAGTTACACTGCTTCCGGAAAAACTAGCGCGGGACAG GCTGTGGAACAAGAAGTACCCGATCTGCCTGCTGATCCCGTCTGAGGAGCACCACATGAGACAGATGCAGCTCGACTCCAACAACCAGGACGACGCAGCGCCCCACGCGGGTTCAGACGAGGATTTCAACGTCACAGTCAAGGACCTCTACGTGAGGGACGCCACCCGCGAAGACGCTGACGCTGCCACTGCGTCTTCCAAGGACGACCTGACTGGCC CCACCAATGCCGTGGCTCGCAAGGACTCGAGCCAGGAGAGGGCTTCAGCACAAACGAACGGTTCAGTGTCGAAGGAATCTCAGCCACCGACGCTTGCGTCGCCCTCGCCGAAGATGGAGCACGAGGTGCTGTACCTGTTTGCGCGGACGTGCCGGGAGAAAGAAGAGTGGTTCCGGAGGTTCCAGCAGGCCATCATGTATGGTG acAAGGAGCCAAGGGCGAGGCGGTCGTGCTTCGAAGAGTCTTTCAACCAGGTCATCACGTACGACGCCTACATCGAGGAGCTGCAGATGAGGCACCGCGAGCAACAGTGGATCCCTCCGTACGTCACGACGGCGAAGAGTTCGCTTCTTCCGACGTCGCAGGGCACTGCTCTCTCACAG GGTATGAAGTCGGACACACAGTGGTTGAACATGCTGGTCGGGCGCctcttcttcgacgtcttcaccCAGCACGAATGGGCTGACGTCGTTCGGCATCGAATCCAGAAGAAGCTCAACCGCATCAAG GTTCCTTTCTTCATGGAGGAGCTGATGGTGACTGACATCCACCTTGGCTCGCAACTACCATACGTGCGGCGCACCTCTGAGGCCGTGGTGGACAAGCGGGGCGTCTGGGTCGACATGGACGTCACCTACAACGGGGCCTTCTACATGACCCTCAGCACCAAGTTGAACCTCATGCGGCTCAAGCGCTCCCAGACCGAGGAGATGCAGAG CCTCGCCATAAACCACGATGCCTACGACGACGAGAGTGCCGCTTCCTCCTCGGACGACGAGGGAGCCACCACCGACAAGGGGGACACGAGCACCTTATCGAGAGACCC TTTCAGCTGA